One Vicugna pacos chromosome X, VicPac4, whole genome shotgun sequence DNA window includes the following coding sequences:
- the LOC102546060 gene encoding protein ARMCX6, which yields MWDLNQSQGGDKNFTCVLGLSKSPFIQGKLLLVQPRDAGFSFSHDINSHLASLSIAGNTIPTPNPAVEGEKAFCAPGNVNASGENQGQIKMYINEVCQETVSLCCNSFLQQAGLNLLISMTVINNMLAKSVSDLKFPLISEGSGYAEVQGLKPLTGLSEKPVLAGELLSGPLLLSFWSLLIRNADRQLFPHTLAS from the exons ATGTGGGACCTGAACCAGTCACAAGGTGGCG ATAAAAATTTCACGTGTGTTCTTGGCCTCTCCAAGAGCCCTTTCATTCAGGGGAAACTGTTGTTAGTTCAGCCCAGGGATGCTGGTTTTTCATTTAGCCACGATATCAATAGTCATTTGGCCAGCCTCTCCATTGCTGGAAACACAATCCCTACTCCCAACCCTGCTGTTGAGGGGGAGAAGGCTTTCTGTGCCCCAGGTAACGTGAACGCGAGTGGTGAAAATCAGGGCCAGATTAAGATGTACATCAATGAAGTGTGTCAGGAGACTGTGTCACTTTGTTGCAACTCATTTCTGCAGCAGGCCGGATTAAATTTGTTAATAAGCATGACAGTTATTAATAACATGCTTGCCAAGTCCGTTTCAGACTTGAAGTTTCCTTTGATATCAGAAGGAAGTGGATATGCTGAGGTGCAGGGTTTGAAACCATTGACGGGTTTGTCTGAAAAGCCAGTGTTGGCAGGGGAGTTGCTGAGTGGCCCACTGCTGCTGTCCTTCTGGTCCCTCCTTATCAGAAATGCAGACAGACAGCTTTTCCCACACACTCTGGCCTCCTAA